Proteins encoded within one genomic window of Oryza glaberrima chromosome 12, OglaRS2, whole genome shotgun sequence:
- the LOC127756486 gene encoding uncharacterized protein LOC127756486 isoform X1, whose product MGFTDEIVQVDVLERHLLAGLSPDDYKGISEDEILYDASFEATEDKFVKYQITWWILLSVLLILAWGVGLLMLLYLPIWIYVCRKDFRSRKLCLTPHAIVYKVTRPATFPCFGVLRNEKHVVLHSVSDIVVEQGYLQSLFGIYSIRFENIGVRRPSSNDIKITGISHPHDFRKVPPLGDLILEKLDEVEISVKKMQTLLEDVERSRMKT is encoded by the exons ATGGGATTTACAGATGAAATAGTACAAGTAGATGTGTTAGAAAGGCACTTGTTGGCTGGTTTATCACCGGATGATTATAAGGGAATAAGTGAGGATGAGATCCTCTATGATGCATCATTTGAGGCAACTGAAGACAAGTTTGTCAAGTATCAGATTACTTGGTGGATTCTGCTGTCAGTATTGTTGATCTTAGCTTGGGGAGTAGGACTCCTCATGCTGCTTTACTTGCCAATTTGGATATATGTGTGCCGGAAGGACTTCCGCTCAAGGAAGTTGTGTTTGACTCCACATGCTATTGTCTATAAG GTAACTAGGCCTGCCACTTTTccttgttttggtgttttgagGAATGAGAAGCATGTTGTCCTTCATTCAGTTTCTGATATTGTTGTCGAACAAG GTTATCTCCAATCACTTTTTGGTATATATTCAATCAGATTTGAGAACATTGGTGTCCGAAGGCCTTCTAGTAATGACATAAAGATAACTGGAATTAGTCATCCACATGATTTCAGGAAG GTTCCTCCTCTTGGAGATTTGATACTCGAGAAGCTTGACGAAGTTGAAATCTCTGTGAAG AAAATGCAAACACTGCTAGAAGATGTTGAAAGATCCAGAATGAAGACTTAA
- the LOC127756575 gene encoding uncharacterized protein LOC127756575 isoform X2, which translates to MDRAKAAAREDKAAAAATGKETAVSRAVAEDDTALLLAAVGSFRKEAMGRLRKGSDASRMLDQEMSTRLLHLACKHDAVQCARLLLEGGHGITASPVDARDQLTRTPLQVAAEAHSARCIELLLSKNARTDLKLVDGRPLVALEIALLSRRAQVKWTLDNSIEDLLSSLQEKDLNAVRLLAEKTREVGEVAYRYAMEGRVTVLAMLLLVAEEKISAPVSVVIEGVRTKKSIYYSIVDEALSIGDAPARDSNERRKALLSEIQLLNQFGAALWRDRNIDKRSLPPLLKAAKVGDVNVTKMLLMGDVDVNEADPEGNTALHWCLSGSSSTQEPRIVWLLLKNGARVFQGNKLGLTPVHSAAAKGNYKALQSLLLHAQDCVDTPSKTKETPLFLAVKNGSLDCVKLLLRSGASTKVQNLRKQRPIDVATSQDMRFILTSANVAPWNRSSHPKKSVTNKESCKEFLEDFGDYDSDDLNESFTGLKTSASHRDFRSSNGSAQGGKSKNHCAPKQGSKFVPRPNHWPKHDYTRKIFVGGLPPSVGAEYLTEFFTAEFGPVEEAVVIGIRMGDRVQSRGFGFVKFKREEDVISAKETHHVYMLGKRVEVKDAVARGSLPAEIQKTAPFRHHSQEVPKVTHHLLDGELKEEHYIRKRRPLPEKCLPSWFFIFRKWLPGFLADATERLGDRYPLSSLKGDFRAICRMELDHGTLGYPKLSDFMRSLPGICRMCVVPVGSGPATHMVLLPPVSRPKYVPLLEPFSFDHDELPESVSDHQSPRSPLTTNITEDSPRNTDSQQGDTCSESNVQSHQGDECCGSNTESQQDSASTDNGSLLSEVTVSTPKPDSIESIPTGKSDLIELVPTRKPHLIDTVTTRKPDLIVTEPTRKPIVIEPVPTRKPSVIEPVPTRKPMAIEPVVPTRKPIVIEPVPTRKPIVIEPVPTRKPIVTEPLPTRKPTVIESASLTQKIVSEPMRKTDLFEYGLARRIGLIGSRPTTCFVDCPVERPAVTPSNCEADMRFSFFQSQWDRFLAPYPKSDYCIICRSYDAAMQLVPCLHKICVACMMRCNVRACMTCGTAVSGVKSSPAQDARYQYVGVMERASDQRCQLMVVCRGAEAIVRCSPCMHSIACRGCFLASVTLLKGCTTCGCMIEHFKFC; encoded by the exons ATGGATCGCGCCAAGGCAGCGGCGCGCGaggacaaggcggcggcggcggcgacggggaaggaGACCGCCGTGTCCCGCGCCGTCGCGGAGGACGACACCGCGCTGCTGCTCGCGGCGGTGGGAAGCTTCAGGAAGGAGGCGATGGGCCGTCTCCGGAAGGGCTCTGACGCGTCGCGGATGCTGGACCAGGAGATGTCCACGAGGCTGCTCCACCTCGCCTGCAAGCACGACGCCGTGCAGTGCGCCAGGCTCCTCCTCGAGGGAGGGCACGGCATCACGGCGTCGCCCGTGGACGCCAGGGACCAGCTCACGCGGACGCCGCTCCAGGTCGCCGCCGAGGCGCACTCGGCCCGGTGCATCGAGCTGCTGCTCTCCAAGAACGCGCGCACCGACCTCAAGCTGGTCGATGGCCGCCCTCTTGTCGCGCTCGAGATCGCTCTCTTAAGCAGAAG AGCTCAAGTTAAATGGACACTGGACAACTCCATTGAAGATCTTCTGTCATCTCTGCAAGAAAAG gatCTGAATGCAGTGAGGCTCCTGGCAGAGAAAACCAGAGAGGTTGGGGAGGTGGCCTACAGATATGCCATGGAAGGTCGTGTTACTGTGTTGGCAATGCTGCTTCTGGTGGCTGAAGAGAAGATATCGGCACCAGTCAGTGTAGTTATAGAGGGCGTCAGGACAAAGAAATCAATCTACTACTCTATTGTGGATGAGGCTCTGTCCATTGGGGATGCTCCAGCCCGGGACAGCAATGAGAGGAGAAAGGCCCTGCTCAGTGAGATTCAGCTACTTAACCAATTTGGGGCAGCGTTATGGAGAGATCGCAACATTGACAAGAGAAGCTTGCCCCCTCTGCTTAAAGCTGCCAAG GTTGGAGATGTAAATGTCACAAAGATGCTCCTGATGGGGGATGTTGATGTCAATGAAGCCGATCCTGAAGGGAACACGGCACTTCACTGGTGCCTTAGTGGTAGCTCAAGCACACAGGAGCCAAG GATTGTGTGGCTCCTGCTGAAGAATGGTGCCAGAGTTTTCCAGGGGAACAAACTTGGTCTTACACCAGTACACAGCGCTGCAGCTAAGGGAAATTATAAAGCTCTTCAG TCACTTCTGCTTCATGCTCAAGATTGTGTTGATACTCCTTCCAAGACCAAAGAAACCCCATTGTTCTTAGCAGTGAAGAATGGTTCTTTGGACTGTGTAAAGCTTCTCCTGCGTTCTGGGGCTAGCACCAAAGTCCAGAACCTAAG AAAGCAAAGACCAATAGACGTGGCAACGTCCCAAGATATGCGTTTCATTCTTACCTCTGCAAATGTGGCTCCAT GGAACCGTAGCTCACATCCAAAAAAAAGTGTGACGAATAAGGAAAGCTGCAAAGAGTTCCTGGAAGATTTTGGTGATTATGACAGTGATGATTTAAATGAAAG CTTTACTGGGCTTAAAACATCAGCAAGCCATCGGGATTTCCGGTCTAGTAATGGTTCTGCCCAAGGGGGCAAGAGTAAGAACCATTGTGCTCCCAAGCAAGGTTCCAAGTTTGTGCCTCGG cCTAATCATTGGCCGAAGCACGACTACACTCGGAAAATTTTTGTTGGGGGCCTCCCACCTTCTGTGGGCGCTG AGTACCTCACTGAGTTCTTCACTGCTGAATTTGGACCTGTGGAGGAAGCAGTAGTCATTGGGATAAGGATGGGTGATCGGGTGCAATCTCGAGGATTTGGTTTTGTAAAGttcaaaagagaagaggatgTGATAAGTGCAAAGGAAACTCATCATGTGTACATGCTTGGGAAGAGAGTGGAGGTAAAGGATGCTGTTGCTAGAGGATCCTTGCCTGCAGAAATCCAGAAAACTGCTCCATTCAGGCACCACAGCCAGGAGGTTCCAAAGGTAACTCACCATCTGTTGGATGGTGAGCTAAAGGAGGAACATTACATTAGGAAGCGCCGGCCCTTGCCAGAGAAGTGTCTTCCATCTTGGTTCTTTATATTCAGGAAGTGGTTGCCAGGATTTCTTGCAGATGCTACCGAACGACTTGGAGATAGGTACCCATTGAGCTCCCTGAAGGGTGATTTCAGAGCAATTTGCAGAATGGAGCTTGATCATGGCACACTTGGTTATCCTAAGCTCAGTGATTTCATGCGTTCCCTTCCTGGTATCTGCAGAATGTGTGTAGTCCCTGTAGGAAGTGGTCCTGCCACACACATGGTCCTCCTTCCACCGGTCTCGCGACCGAAGTATGTACCCTTGCTGGAACCATTCTCTTTTGATCATGATGAGCTCCCAGAATCAGTGTCAGATCATCAGTCCCCGAGGTCTCCACTTACCACTAATATCACCGAGGACTCCCCTCGTAACACAGACAGTCAGCAGGGTGATACTTGCAGTGAGAGCAATGTGCAGAGCCATCAGGGTGATGAGTGCTGCGGGAGCAACACCGAAAGCCAGCAGGATAGTGCTTCCACTGACAATGGTAGCTTACTGAGTGAAGTTACTGTCAGTACCCCAAAGCCTGATTCCATTGAGTCCATACCTACAGGAAAATCTGATTTGATTGAGCTTGTACCTACAAGAAAACCTCATCTGATTGACACAGTCACTACAAGAAAACCTGATTTGATTGTGACTGAACCTACAAGAAAACCAATTGTGATTGAGCCTGTGCCTACAAGAAAACCAAGTGTGATTGAGCCTGTGCCTACAAGAAAACCAATGGCGATTGAGCCTGTTGTGCCTACAAGAAAACCAATTGTGATTGAGCCTGTGCCTACAAGAAAACCAATTGTGATTGAGCCTGTGCCTACAAGAAAACCAATTGTGACTGAGCCTTTGCCTACAAGAAAACCAACTGTCATTGAGTCTGCATCTCTTACTCAGAAGATTGTTTCTGAGCCTATGAGGAAGACTGATTTGTTTGAGTATGGACTTGCAAGGAGGATTGGTTTGATTGGTTCCAGACCAACAACATGCTTCGTTGACTGTCCAGTTGAAAGGCCAGCAGTAACTCCAAGCAACTGTGAGGCTGATATGAGATTCTCTTTCTTCCAATCACAATGGGACAGGTTCCTG GCTCCATATCCCAAGAGTGATTACTGCATCATCTGTCGATCCTATGATGCTGCGATGCAGCTTGTCCCATGCCTTCATAAGATTTGTGTTGCCTGCATGATGAGATGCAATGTCAGGGCATGCATGACCTGTGGCACTGCTGTAAGTGGAGTCAAGTCTTCCCCTGCACAGGATGCAAGATACCAATATGTG GGAGTCATGGAGCGTGCATCAGATCAAAGGTGCCAGCTGATGGTGGTCTGCCGTGGAGCTGAGGCGATTGTCAGATGTTCCCCCTGTATGCACAGCATCGCATGTCGAGGATGCTTCCTGGCTTCAGTAACATTACTCAAGGGCTGCACCACTTGTGGCTGCATGATTGAGCACTTCAAGTTTTGTTGA
- the LOC127757907 gene encoding xyloglucan galactosyltransferase KATAMARI1 homolog has product MRDRRPARAVPAAAMDGSHGSAAALRATGRCLAPLIIPASCVVWVLFFFPSPSPDVAVRRDGFLPAVILPVQRAGDTPPPPPIIDASPPPPSTSPPPPPPPPRRRGRPARRDRCAGRYVYMHELPSRFNSDLLRDCRTLSEWTDMCRHVANGGIGPRLPPAARGGAGGAGVLPATGWYDTNQFTLEVIFHARMRRYGCLTADASRAAAVYVPYYPGLDVGRYLWGFSNGVRDLLAEDLAEWLRGTPAWAAHGGRDHFLVGGRIAWDFRREDGGGEGSQWGSRLLLLPEAMNMTALVIEASPWHRRTDVAVPYPTYFHPWRPSDVSSWQRDARRARRPWLFAFAGAGRGNGDDHDRHHGGGVVRDRVIAQCARSRRCGLLRCGARGRRDDCYDPGNVMRLFKSAAFCLQPRGDSYTRRSVFDAILAGCVPVFFHPGSAYTQYRWHLPRDHAAYSVFVPEDGVRNGTVRLEDVLRRVSAARVAAMREQVIRMIPTVVYRDPRAPSARGFTDAVDVAVDGVIERVRRIKQGLPPGGDDDDDHRWDAYFDTQ; this is encoded by the coding sequence ATGCGTgatcggcggccggcgagggcggttcccgccgccgccatggatggcTCGCatggatcggcggcggcgctccgggcGACGGGGCGGTGCCTCGCGCCGCTGATCATCCCGGCGTCCTGCGTCGTGTGggtgctcttcttcttcccctcgccgtcgccggacgtcgccgtccgccgcgacGGCTTCCTCCCGGCCGTCATATTGCCGGTGCAACGCGCCGGCgacacgccgccaccgccgccgatcaTTGACGCGTCACCTCCAccaccgtcgacgtcgccgccgccgccgccgccgccgccgcgtcgtcgaggGCGTCCGGCGAGGAGGGACAGGTGCGCCGGGAGGTACGTGTACATGCACGAGCTGCCAAGCCGGTTCAACTCCGACCTCCTCCGCGACTGCCGGACGCTGTCGGAGTGGACGGACATGTGCCGCCACGTCGCCAACGGCGGGATCGGgccgcggctgccgccggcggcgcgcggcggcgccggcggcgccggcgtgctccCGGCGACCGGGTGGTACGACACCAACCAGTTCACCCTCGAGGTGATCTTCCACGCGCGGATGAGGCGGTACGGCTGCCTCACCGCCGAcgcgtcgcgcgccgccgcggtgtaCGTGCCCTACTACCCGGGCCTCGACGTCGGCCGCTACCTGTGGGGGTTCAGCAACGGCGTCCGCGACCTGCTCGCCGAGGACCTCGCCGAGTGGCTCCGCGGGACGCCGGCGTgggcggcgcacggcgggcgCGACCActtcctcgtcggcggccgcaTCGCGTGGGACTTCCgccgcgaggacggcggcggcgaggggagccAGTGGGggagccgcctcctcctcctcccggagGCGATGAACATGACGGCGCTCGTCATCGAGGCGAGCCCGTGGCACCGCCGCACCGACGTCGCCGTGCCGTACCCGACCTACTTCCACCCGTGGCGCCCCTCCGACGTGTCGTCCTGGCAGCGcgacgcgcgccgcgcgcgccgcccgtgGCTGTTCGcgttcgccggcgccgggcgtggcaacggcgacgaccacgaccgacaccacggcggcggcgtcgtgcgcgACCGCGTCATCGCCCAGTGCGCGCGGTCGCGGCGGTGCGGGCTGCTCCGGTGCggggcgcgcgggcggcgcgacgacTGCTACGACCCGGGGAACGTGATGCGGCTGTTCAAGAGCGCTGCCTTCTGCCTCCAGCCGCGGGGGGACTCGTACACGCGGCGGTCGGTGTTCGACGCCATCCTCGCCGGCTGCGTGCCGGTGTTCTTCCACCCGGGCTCCGCCTACACCCAGTACCGGTGGCACCTGCCGCGGGACCACGCCGCCTACTCGGTGTTCGTCCCGGAGGACGGCGTGCGCAACGGCACGGTGAGGCTGGAGGACGTGCTCCGGCGGGTGAGCGCGGCAAGGGTGGCGGCGATGAGGGAGCAGGTGATCAGGATGATACCCACCGTCGTGTACAGGGACCCCCGGGCGCCGTCGGCCCGCGGGTTCACggacgccgtcgacgtcgccgtcgacggcgtcaTCGAGAGGGTCAGGAGGATCAAGCAAGGGCTCCCTcccggaggcgacgacgacgacgaccaccggtGGGATGCTTACTTCGACACGCAGTGA
- the LOC127756575 gene encoding uncharacterized protein LOC127756575 isoform X1, with protein sequence MGEGASEETGSMDRAKAAAREDKAAAAATGKETAVSRAVAEDDTALLLAAVGSFRKEAMGRLRKGSDASRMLDQEMSTRLLHLACKHDAVQCARLLLEGGHGITASPVDARDQLTRTPLQVAAEAHSARCIELLLSKNARTDLKLVDGRPLVALEIALLSRRAQVKWTLDNSIEDLLSSLQEKDLNAVRLLAEKTREVGEVAYRYAMEGRVTVLAMLLLVAEEKISAPVSVVIEGVRTKKSIYYSIVDEALSIGDAPARDSNERRKALLSEIQLLNQFGAALWRDRNIDKRSLPPLLKAAKVGDVNVTKMLLMGDVDVNEADPEGNTALHWCLSGSSSTQEPRIVWLLLKNGARVFQGNKLGLTPVHSAAAKGNYKALQSLLLHAQDCVDTPSKTKETPLFLAVKNGSLDCVKLLLRSGASTKVQNLRKQRPIDVATSQDMRFILTSANVAPWNRSSHPKKSVTNKESCKEFLEDFGDYDSDDLNESFTGLKTSASHRDFRSSNGSAQGGKSKNHCAPKQGSKFVPRPNHWPKHDYTRKIFVGGLPPSVGAEYLTEFFTAEFGPVEEAVVIGIRMGDRVQSRGFGFVKFKREEDVISAKETHHVYMLGKRVEVKDAVARGSLPAEIQKTAPFRHHSQEVPKVTHHLLDGELKEEHYIRKRRPLPEKCLPSWFFIFRKWLPGFLADATERLGDRYPLSSLKGDFRAICRMELDHGTLGYPKLSDFMRSLPGICRMCVVPVGSGPATHMVLLPPVSRPKYVPLLEPFSFDHDELPESVSDHQSPRSPLTTNITEDSPRNTDSQQGDTCSESNVQSHQGDECCGSNTESQQDSASTDNGSLLSEVTVSTPKPDSIESIPTGKSDLIELVPTRKPHLIDTVTTRKPDLIVTEPTRKPIVIEPVPTRKPSVIEPVPTRKPMAIEPVVPTRKPIVIEPVPTRKPIVIEPVPTRKPIVTEPLPTRKPTVIESASLTQKIVSEPMRKTDLFEYGLARRIGLIGSRPTTCFVDCPVERPAVTPSNCEADMRFSFFQSQWDRFLAPYPKSDYCIICRSYDAAMQLVPCLHKICVACMMRCNVRACMTCGTAVSGVKSSPAQDARYQYVGVMERASDQRCQLMVVCRGAEAIVRCSPCMHSIACRGCFLASVTLLKGCTTCGCMIEHFKFC encoded by the exons ATGGGAGAG GGCGCGAGTGAAGAGACCGGGAGCATGGATCGCGCCAAGGCAGCGGCGCGCGaggacaaggcggcggcggcggcgacggggaaggaGACCGCCGTGTCCCGCGCCGTCGCGGAGGACGACACCGCGCTGCTGCTCGCGGCGGTGGGAAGCTTCAGGAAGGAGGCGATGGGCCGTCTCCGGAAGGGCTCTGACGCGTCGCGGATGCTGGACCAGGAGATGTCCACGAGGCTGCTCCACCTCGCCTGCAAGCACGACGCCGTGCAGTGCGCCAGGCTCCTCCTCGAGGGAGGGCACGGCATCACGGCGTCGCCCGTGGACGCCAGGGACCAGCTCACGCGGACGCCGCTCCAGGTCGCCGCCGAGGCGCACTCGGCCCGGTGCATCGAGCTGCTGCTCTCCAAGAACGCGCGCACCGACCTCAAGCTGGTCGATGGCCGCCCTCTTGTCGCGCTCGAGATCGCTCTCTTAAGCAGAAG AGCTCAAGTTAAATGGACACTGGACAACTCCATTGAAGATCTTCTGTCATCTCTGCAAGAAAAG gatCTGAATGCAGTGAGGCTCCTGGCAGAGAAAACCAGAGAGGTTGGGGAGGTGGCCTACAGATATGCCATGGAAGGTCGTGTTACTGTGTTGGCAATGCTGCTTCTGGTGGCTGAAGAGAAGATATCGGCACCAGTCAGTGTAGTTATAGAGGGCGTCAGGACAAAGAAATCAATCTACTACTCTATTGTGGATGAGGCTCTGTCCATTGGGGATGCTCCAGCCCGGGACAGCAATGAGAGGAGAAAGGCCCTGCTCAGTGAGATTCAGCTACTTAACCAATTTGGGGCAGCGTTATGGAGAGATCGCAACATTGACAAGAGAAGCTTGCCCCCTCTGCTTAAAGCTGCCAAG GTTGGAGATGTAAATGTCACAAAGATGCTCCTGATGGGGGATGTTGATGTCAATGAAGCCGATCCTGAAGGGAACACGGCACTTCACTGGTGCCTTAGTGGTAGCTCAAGCACACAGGAGCCAAG GATTGTGTGGCTCCTGCTGAAGAATGGTGCCAGAGTTTTCCAGGGGAACAAACTTGGTCTTACACCAGTACACAGCGCTGCAGCTAAGGGAAATTATAAAGCTCTTCAG TCACTTCTGCTTCATGCTCAAGATTGTGTTGATACTCCTTCCAAGACCAAAGAAACCCCATTGTTCTTAGCAGTGAAGAATGGTTCTTTGGACTGTGTAAAGCTTCTCCTGCGTTCTGGGGCTAGCACCAAAGTCCAGAACCTAAG AAAGCAAAGACCAATAGACGTGGCAACGTCCCAAGATATGCGTTTCATTCTTACCTCTGCAAATGTGGCTCCAT GGAACCGTAGCTCACATCCAAAAAAAAGTGTGACGAATAAGGAAAGCTGCAAAGAGTTCCTGGAAGATTTTGGTGATTATGACAGTGATGATTTAAATGAAAG CTTTACTGGGCTTAAAACATCAGCAAGCCATCGGGATTTCCGGTCTAGTAATGGTTCTGCCCAAGGGGGCAAGAGTAAGAACCATTGTGCTCCCAAGCAAGGTTCCAAGTTTGTGCCTCGG cCTAATCATTGGCCGAAGCACGACTACACTCGGAAAATTTTTGTTGGGGGCCTCCCACCTTCTGTGGGCGCTG AGTACCTCACTGAGTTCTTCACTGCTGAATTTGGACCTGTGGAGGAAGCAGTAGTCATTGGGATAAGGATGGGTGATCGGGTGCAATCTCGAGGATTTGGTTTTGTAAAGttcaaaagagaagaggatgTGATAAGTGCAAAGGAAACTCATCATGTGTACATGCTTGGGAAGAGAGTGGAGGTAAAGGATGCTGTTGCTAGAGGATCCTTGCCTGCAGAAATCCAGAAAACTGCTCCATTCAGGCACCACAGCCAGGAGGTTCCAAAGGTAACTCACCATCTGTTGGATGGTGAGCTAAAGGAGGAACATTACATTAGGAAGCGCCGGCCCTTGCCAGAGAAGTGTCTTCCATCTTGGTTCTTTATATTCAGGAAGTGGTTGCCAGGATTTCTTGCAGATGCTACCGAACGACTTGGAGATAGGTACCCATTGAGCTCCCTGAAGGGTGATTTCAGAGCAATTTGCAGAATGGAGCTTGATCATGGCACACTTGGTTATCCTAAGCTCAGTGATTTCATGCGTTCCCTTCCTGGTATCTGCAGAATGTGTGTAGTCCCTGTAGGAAGTGGTCCTGCCACACACATGGTCCTCCTTCCACCGGTCTCGCGACCGAAGTATGTACCCTTGCTGGAACCATTCTCTTTTGATCATGATGAGCTCCCAGAATCAGTGTCAGATCATCAGTCCCCGAGGTCTCCACTTACCACTAATATCACCGAGGACTCCCCTCGTAACACAGACAGTCAGCAGGGTGATACTTGCAGTGAGAGCAATGTGCAGAGCCATCAGGGTGATGAGTGCTGCGGGAGCAACACCGAAAGCCAGCAGGATAGTGCTTCCACTGACAATGGTAGCTTACTGAGTGAAGTTACTGTCAGTACCCCAAAGCCTGATTCCATTGAGTCCATACCTACAGGAAAATCTGATTTGATTGAGCTTGTACCTACAAGAAAACCTCATCTGATTGACACAGTCACTACAAGAAAACCTGATTTGATTGTGACTGAACCTACAAGAAAACCAATTGTGATTGAGCCTGTGCCTACAAGAAAACCAAGTGTGATTGAGCCTGTGCCTACAAGAAAACCAATGGCGATTGAGCCTGTTGTGCCTACAAGAAAACCAATTGTGATTGAGCCTGTGCCTACAAGAAAACCAATTGTGATTGAGCCTGTGCCTACAAGAAAACCAATTGTGACTGAGCCTTTGCCTACAAGAAAACCAACTGTCATTGAGTCTGCATCTCTTACTCAGAAGATTGTTTCTGAGCCTATGAGGAAGACTGATTTGTTTGAGTATGGACTTGCAAGGAGGATTGGTTTGATTGGTTCCAGACCAACAACATGCTTCGTTGACTGTCCAGTTGAAAGGCCAGCAGTAACTCCAAGCAACTGTGAGGCTGATATGAGATTCTCTTTCTTCCAATCACAATGGGACAGGTTCCTG GCTCCATATCCCAAGAGTGATTACTGCATCATCTGTCGATCCTATGATGCTGCGATGCAGCTTGTCCCATGCCTTCATAAGATTTGTGTTGCCTGCATGATGAGATGCAATGTCAGGGCATGCATGACCTGTGGCACTGCTGTAAGTGGAGTCAAGTCTTCCCCTGCACAGGATGCAAGATACCAATATGTG GGAGTCATGGAGCGTGCATCAGATCAAAGGTGCCAGCTGATGGTGGTCTGCCGTGGAGCTGAGGCGATTGTCAGATGTTCCCCCTGTATGCACAGCATCGCATGTCGAGGATGCTTCCTGGCTTCAGTAACATTACTCAAGGGCTGCACCACTTGTGGCTGCATGATTGAGCACTTCAAGTTTTGTTGA
- the LOC127756486 gene encoding uncharacterized protein LOC127756486 isoform X2: MGFTDEIVQVDVLERHLLAGLSPDDYKGISEDEILYDASFEATEDKFVKYQITWWILLSVLLILAWGVGLLMLLYLPIWIYVCRKDFRSRKLCLTPHAIVYKVTRPATFPCFGVLRNEKHVVLHSVSDIVVEQGYLQSLFGIYSIRFENIGVRRPSSNDIKITGISHPHDFRKAVLVHLLNTRNLNLSRKAYVHDDQQSTSSKPITMSSVPPLGDLILEKLDEVEISVKKMQTLLEDVERSRMKT; encoded by the exons ATGGGATTTACAGATGAAATAGTACAAGTAGATGTGTTAGAAAGGCACTTGTTGGCTGGTTTATCACCGGATGATTATAAGGGAATAAGTGAGGATGAGATCCTCTATGATGCATCATTTGAGGCAACTGAAGACAAGTTTGTCAAGTATCAGATTACTTGGTGGATTCTGCTGTCAGTATTGTTGATCTTAGCTTGGGGAGTAGGACTCCTCATGCTGCTTTACTTGCCAATTTGGATATATGTGTGCCGGAAGGACTTCCGCTCAAGGAAGTTGTGTTTGACTCCACATGCTATTGTCTATAAG GTAACTAGGCCTGCCACTTTTccttgttttggtgttttgagGAATGAGAAGCATGTTGTCCTTCATTCAGTTTCTGATATTGTTGTCGAACAAG GTTATCTCCAATCACTTTTTGGTATATATTCAATCAGATTTGAGAACATTGGTGTCCGAAGGCCTTCTAGTAATGACATAAAGATAACTGGAATTAGTCATCCACATGATTTCAGGAAG GCTGTTCTTGTCCATCTTTTGAATACAAGGAATCTGAATCTCAGTAGAAAAGCTTATGTACACGATGATCAGCAGAGCACGAGTTCTAAACCTATAACTATGTCTTCG GTTCCTCCTCTTGGAGATTTGATACTCGAGAAGCTTGACGAAGTTGAAATCTCTGTGAAG AAAATGCAAACACTGCTAGAAGATGTTGAAAGATCCAGAATGAAGACTTAA